The following are encoded in a window of Pseudomonas graminis genomic DNA:
- the hutI gene encoding imidazolonepropionase: MKTLWHHCHAATMANGTYSIIEDAAIVTDAAQIVWIGPLHELPDQGDIKRVDLNGAWVTPGLIDCHTHTVFGGNRSGEFEQRLQGVSYAEIAAAGGGIASTVRATRAASEEELYASAERRLLHLLRDGVTTIEMKSGYGLDLASERKILRVIRQLGENLPVTVRSTCLAAHALPPEYKDRADDYIAHICSEMLPALAAENLVDAVDAFCEYLAFSPAQVEQVFITAGQLGLPVKLHAEQLSSLHGSSLAARYQALSADHLEFMTEEDAIAMAASGTVAVLLPGAFYFLRETQLPPMDALRKHGVKIAISTDLNPGTSPGLSLRLMLNMACTLFRMTPEEALAGATVHAAQALGMTETHGSLEVGKTADFVAWHIERPADLAYWLGGDLDKRVVRHGVERTL, from the coding sequence ATGAAAACGCTCTGGCACCACTGTCACGCAGCAACCATGGCGAACGGCACGTACTCGATCATCGAGGACGCCGCCATCGTGACCGATGCAGCACAGATCGTCTGGATCGGTCCTCTCCACGAGCTGCCGGATCAGGGCGACATCAAGCGCGTAGACCTGAACGGCGCATGGGTGACGCCGGGCCTGATCGACTGCCACACGCACACCGTGTTCGGTGGTAACCGCAGCGGCGAGTTCGAGCAGCGTTTGCAGGGCGTCAGTTACGCGGAAATCGCCGCAGCCGGCGGCGGCATCGCCAGCACCGTGCGAGCCACCCGCGCCGCCAGTGAAGAAGAACTCTACGCCAGCGCCGAGCGTCGCTTGTTGCACCTGCTCAGGGACGGCGTGACCACGATCGAGATGAAATCCGGCTACGGCCTGGACCTCGCCAGCGAGCGCAAGATCCTGCGGGTGATTCGCCAACTGGGTGAAAACCTGCCGGTCACCGTGCGCAGCACTTGCCTGGCCGCCCACGCCCTGCCGCCGGAATACAAAGACCGCGCCGACGATTACATCGCCCATATCTGCAGCGAAATGTTGCCCGCGCTGGCGGCGGAGAATCTGGTGGATGCGGTCGATGCGTTCTGCGAATACCTGGCGTTTTCGCCGGCGCAGGTCGAGCAGGTGTTCATCACCGCCGGCCAGTTGGGGCTGCCAGTGAAGCTGCACGCCGAGCAATTGTCTTCGCTGCACGGCTCGAGTCTGGCGGCGCGTTATCAGGCACTGTCGGCTGATCATCTGGAGTTCATGACCGAAGAAGACGCCATCGCGATGGCGGCCTCAGGCACGGTCGCCGTCTTGCTGCCGGGGGCGTTCTACTTCCTGCGCGAAACTCAATTGCCGCCGATGGATGCCCTGCGCAAACACGGGGTGAAGATCGCCATTTCCACCGACCTCAATCCGGGCACGTCGCCGGGCCTGTCGCTGCGGCTGATGCTGAACATGGCCTGCACGCTATTCCGCATGACGCCGGAAGAAGCCCTGGCTGGCGCCACAGTTCATGCGGCTCAAGCGCTGGGCATGACCGAAACCCATGGCTCGCTGGAAGTCGGCAAAACGGCGGATTTCGTCGCCTGGCACATCGAACGGCCTGCCGACCTGGCCTACTGGCTGGGCGGCGATCTGGACAAACGCGTCGTGCGTCATGGCGTGGAACGCACTCTCTAA
- a CDS encoding catalase has translation MSNKLTTAFGAPVVDNQNIQTAGPHGPALLQDVWFLEKLAHFDREVIPERRMHAKGSGAFGTFTVTHDITRYTRAKIFSEIGKSTEMFARFSTVAGERGAADAERDIRGFAMKFYTEEGNWDMVGNNTPVFFLRDPMKFPDLNHAVKRDPRTGMRSAENNWDFWTQLPEALHQVTVVMSERGIPRSYREMHGFGSHTYSFLNAQHERFWVKFHFVSQQGIANLSDAEAQELVGRDRESHHRDLYENIEQGNFPRWKLFVQIMPEKEAGSYPINPFDLTKVWPKGDYPLIEVGVVELNRNPENNFADVEQAAFAPSNVVPGISFSPDKMLQGRLFSYGDAQRYRLSVNHHQIPVNSPRAALHVNSYHRDGLMRVDGNRGGMTSYEPNTKGAFQEQPDFREPPLSIEGAAAHWNHRVDGDYYSQPGNLFRLMNAREKQSLFDNTARSLRGVSAPIIQLHIEHCSMADPEYGIGVAAAVERIHNA, from the coding sequence ATGAGCAACAAACTGACGACCGCTTTTGGCGCCCCTGTAGTCGATAACCAGAATATCCAGACCGCTGGCCCCCACGGCCCCGCGCTGCTGCAGGATGTCTGGTTCCTCGAGAAGCTCGCCCATTTCGATCGTGAGGTCATCCCTGAGCGTCGCATGCACGCCAAGGGTTCTGGCGCGTTTGGCACCTTCACCGTCACCCACGACATCACCCGCTACACCCGCGCAAAAATCTTTTCTGAAATCGGCAAGAGCACAGAAATGTTCGCCCGCTTCTCCACCGTTGCCGGCGAGCGCGGTGCGGCTGACGCCGAGCGGGATATTCGCGGTTTTGCGATGAAGTTCTACACCGAGGAAGGCAACTGGGACATGGTCGGCAATAACACGCCCGTGTTTTTCCTGCGTGACCCAATGAAGTTTCCTGACCTGAACCACGCCGTCAAACGCGACCCACGCACCGGCATGCGCAGTGCTGAAAACAACTGGGACTTCTGGACTCAACTGCCGGAAGCGCTGCACCAGGTGACTGTCGTGATGAGCGAGCGCGGCATCCCCCGCAGCTACCGCGAAATGCACGGTTTCGGCAGCCATACTTACAGCTTCCTCAACGCGCAGCACGAGCGGTTCTGGGTCAAATTCCACTTCGTCTCTCAACAAGGCATCGCCAACCTGAGCGACGCCGAAGCGCAGGAACTGGTCGGACGTGACCGTGAGTCCCATCACCGCGATCTGTACGAAAACATCGAGCAGGGCAACTTCCCGCGCTGGAAGCTGTTCGTGCAGATCATGCCGGAGAAAGAGGCGGGCTCGTATCCGATCAACCCGTTCGACCTGACCAAGGTCTGGCCGAAGGGCGATTATCCGCTGATCGAAGTGGGCGTGGTCGAGCTAAACCGCAATCCGGAGAACAACTTTGCGGACGTCGAGCAGGCGGCATTTGCGCCTTCCAACGTGGTGCCCGGCATCAGCTTCTCGCCGGACAAAATGCTGCAGGGTCGGCTGTTTTCCTACGGCGATGCGCAGCGCTACCGTTTGAGCGTCAATCACCACCAGATCCCGGTGAACTCGCCACGGGCGGCGCTGCACGTGAACAGCTACCACCGCGACGGCCTGATGCGCGTCGACGGCAATCGTGGGGGCATGACCTCTTACGAGCCGAACACCAAGGGCGCGTTTCAGGAACAGCCGGATTTCAGAGAGCCGCCGCTGTCCATCGAAGGCGCGGCCGCTCACTGGAACCACCGCGTGGATGGCGACTACTACTCACAGCCAGGCAACCTGTTCCGCCTGATGAACGCCCGGGAGAAACAGTCGCTGTTCGACAACACCGCCCGCTCGCTGCGCGGCGTGTCGGCGCCGATTATCCAGCTGCACATCGAACACTGCTCGATGGCCGATCCTGAGTACGGGATTGGTGTGGCGGCTGCGGTTGAGCGTATTCACAACGCCTGA
- a CDS encoding heavy metal translocating P-type ATPase: MSDSVPTSSSLKPAHDSHNHAEHDHAGHDHSAHDHADHDHAGHDHGRAKLTPVHKHDHAAHACCSHDSAPAVVTIDGASDAEGQLSSFRIEAMDCPTEQTLIQNKLGKMKGIQKLEFNLINRVLGVWHELPSTDPIRDAIGSLGMQADLIEEGADKETASLPPANKPWWPLALSGVAALAAEVIHFTNAAPTWVVAIVALIAIFSGGLTTYKKGWIALKNFNLNINALMSIAVTGAVLIGQWPEAAMVMFLFTVAELIEAKSLDRARNAIGGLMQLTPETATVQQNGEWREIEVKSIELGSIVRVKPGERIGLDGEVVAGQSSIDQAPITGESLPVEKTVGDKVFAGTINQAGSLEYKVTAAANNSTLARIIHAVEAAQGARAPTQRFVDSFSKIYTPAVFALALAIAIIPPLFMGAAWFDWIYRALVLLVVACPCALVISTPVTIVSGLAAAARKGILIKGGVYLEMGHKHDYLALDKTGTITHGKPVQTDYVLLDASLGEQALAISASLAGRSDHPVSQAIARAAQDGTRLPVEAFEALAGLGVKGEVQGRLYHLGNHRLVHDAGYCSAELEAQLEALESQGKTVVLLFDASGPLALFAVADTVKDSSREAIEQLHALGVKTMMLTGDNPHTAKAIAAQVGIDQAQGNLMPTDKLQAIEALYAQNHRVGMVGDGINDAPALARAEIGFAMAAAGTDTAIETADVALMDDDLRKIPTFIRLSRDTAAVLKQNIALALVIKLIFLAVTFAGMATMWMAVFADMGVSLLVVFNGLRLLKK; this comes from the coding sequence ATGAGTGACTCTGTACCCACATCTTCATCGCTCAAACCTGCCCACGACTCGCACAACCATGCCGAGCACGATCACGCAGGGCATGACCATTCAGCCCATGACCACGCCGATCACGATCACGCCGGTCACGACCACGGGCGCGCCAAACTCACGCCCGTGCACAAACACGACCACGCTGCCCACGCCTGCTGCTCCCACGACAGCGCGCCGGCCGTCGTGACCATCGATGGCGCGTCAGACGCCGAAGGTCAGCTCAGCAGCTTCCGTATCGAAGCCATGGACTGCCCTACTGAGCAGACGCTGATCCAGAATAAGCTCGGCAAAATGAAGGGCATTCAGAAGCTTGAATTCAACCTGATCAACCGCGTGCTGGGTGTGTGGCACGAGTTGCCGTCCACCGATCCCATCCGCGACGCTATTGGCTCGCTGGGTATGCAGGCGGACCTGATCGAGGAGGGCGCCGACAAGGAAACCGCGTCGCTGCCGCCTGCCAACAAACCGTGGTGGCCGCTGGCGCTGTCGGGCGTCGCTGCGTTGGCTGCGGAAGTTATCCATTTCACCAACGCCGCGCCCACCTGGGTGGTCGCCATCGTTGCGCTGATCGCCATTTTCAGCGGCGGCCTGACCACGTACAAAAAGGGCTGGATCGCCCTGAAAAACTTCAATCTGAATATCAACGCGCTGATGAGCATTGCCGTCACCGGCGCGGTGCTGATCGGGCAGTGGCCAGAAGCGGCGATGGTGATGTTTCTGTTCACTGTTGCCGAGCTGATTGAAGCCAAGTCCCTGGACCGTGCCCGCAACGCCATCGGCGGTCTGATGCAGCTGACGCCGGAAACCGCGACGGTGCAGCAGAATGGCGAGTGGCGTGAGATTGAGGTCAAGAGCATTGAGTTAGGCAGCATCGTTCGGGTCAAACCGGGCGAGCGCATCGGGCTGGACGGTGAAGTGGTTGCCGGCCAGTCGAGCATCGATCAGGCGCCGATTACCGGTGAAAGCCTGCCGGTCGAGAAAACCGTCGGTGACAAGGTTTTTGCCGGCACGATTAACCAGGCCGGTTCGCTGGAATACAAGGTGACCGCCGCTGCCAACAACTCGACGCTGGCGCGGATCATCCATGCCGTCGAGGCGGCCCAGGGTGCGCGCGCGCCGACCCAGCGATTCGTTGACAGCTTTTCAAAAATCTACACACCTGCGGTGTTCGCGTTGGCGCTGGCGATCGCGATCATCCCGCCGCTGTTCATGGGCGCGGCGTGGTTCGACTGGATCTATCGCGCGCTGGTGCTGCTGGTGGTTGCGTGCCCGTGTGCACTGGTGATTTCCACGCCGGTGACGATCGTCAGCGGCCTGGCGGCGGCGGCGCGCAAAGGCATCCTGATCAAGGGTGGCGTGTACCTGGAGATGGGGCACAAGCACGATTACCTGGCCCTCGACAAGACTGGCACCATCACCCACGGCAAGCCGGTGCAGACCGATTACGTATTGCTTGACGCGTCATTGGGCGAGCAGGCGCTGGCGATCTCGGCGAGCCTGGCCGGTCGCTCGGATCACCCGGTGTCTCAGGCTATCGCCAGGGCCGCGCAGGACGGTACCCGACTGCCGGTTGAAGCGTTCGAAGCCCTTGCGGGGCTTGGCGTGAAGGGCGAGGTGCAAGGGCGTTTGTACCACTTGGGCAACCACCGTCTGGTGCATGACGCCGGTTATTGCTCGGCGGAACTGGAAGCGCAACTTGAAGCGCTGGAGAGCCAGGGCAAAACCGTGGTGCTGTTGTTCGACGCCTCAGGCCCGCTGGCCTTGTTTGCGGTCGCCGACACGGTCAAGGACAGCAGCCGCGAGGCCATTGAGCAGCTGCATGCGCTGGGCGTGAAGACGATGATGCTGACGGGCGACAACCCGCACACGGCCAAGGCCATTGCCGCTCAGGTGGGCATCGATCAGGCTCAGGGCAATCTGATGCCGACCGACAAGCTGCAAGCCATTGAAGCCCTGTACGCGCAGAACCACCGAGTGGGCATGGTCGGCGACGGCATCAACGATGCGCCGGCGCTGGCCCGGGCAGAGATCGGTTTTGCCATGGCGGCAGCGGGTACGGACACCGCCATCGAAACCGCCGACGTGGCGCTGATGGACGATGATCTGCGCAAGATCCCGACCTTCATTCGGCTGTCGCGGGACACCGCAGCGGTGCTCAAGCAGAACATCGCGCTGGCGTTGGTGATCAAGCTGATCTTTCTGGCGGTGACCTTCGCCGGTATGGCGACCATGTGGATGGCGGTGTTCGCCGACATGGGCGTGAGTCTGTTGGTGGTGTTCAACGGGTTGCGGTTGTTGAAGAAGTGA
- the cadR gene encoding Cd(II)/Pb(II)-responsive transcriptional regulator: protein MNPSFKIGELAKLTDCPVETIRYYEREGLLSEPARSEGNYRLYTQDHVERLTFIRNCRSLDMTLDEIRSLLALRDSPRDQCENVNALIDEHIQHVNARVASLQALQEQLVDLRQRCSEGAPDHCGILDRLEISGSVVAADIEHSHVGRSHGH, encoded by the coding sequence ATGAACCCTTCATTTAAAATCGGCGAACTGGCAAAACTGACGGACTGCCCGGTGGAAACGATTCGGTACTACGAGCGAGAGGGTCTGCTCAGCGAACCCGCGCGCAGCGAAGGCAACTATCGTTTGTACACGCAGGACCACGTTGAGCGCCTGACCTTCATCCGCAACTGCCGCAGCCTGGACATGACGCTGGACGAAATCCGCAGCTTGCTGGCCCTGCGCGACAGTCCGCGGGATCAGTGCGAGAACGTCAACGCGCTGATCGACGAACACATCCAGCACGTGAACGCCCGCGTTGCGAGCCTGCAAGCGCTGCAGGAGCAATTGGTGGACCTGCGCCAACGCTGCAGCGAAGGCGCACCGGATCACTGCGGAATACTTGATCGACTGGAAATCAGCGGCAGCGTCGTGGCCGCGGATATCGAACACTCCCACGTAGGCCGCAGCCACGGGCATTGA
- the hutG gene encoding N-formylglutamate deformylase, with translation MDKVLSFTRGRVPLLISMPHPGLHLTPVVRDGLVDEAVSLPDTDWHIPRLYDFASDLGASVLSAEYSRFVIDLNRPSDDTPLYAGATTGLFPSTLFEGDPLFKEGLAPSKEERATYLEKIWTPYHDTLRSELERLRAEFGYALLFDAHSIRGHIPHLFDGRLPDFNLGTFNGASCDEALARRLDSTCAAAKNYSHVLNGRFKGGHITRHYGDPANHIHAVQLELAQSTYMDEFVPFHYRRDLAEPTQVVLKGLLEEMIAWGREKYGK, from the coding sequence GTGGACAAGGTTCTGAGTTTCACTCGCGGTCGCGTACCGCTGCTGATCAGCATGCCGCACCCGGGACTGCACCTGACGCCCGTCGTGCGTGACGGTCTGGTGGACGAGGCCGTGAGCCTGCCGGACACCGACTGGCACATTCCGCGTCTGTATGACTTTGCGTCTGATCTGGGGGCAAGCGTGCTCTCGGCGGAATATTCGCGCTTCGTCATCGACCTCAATCGCCCGTCCGACGACACGCCGCTGTACGCGGGTGCGACCACCGGGTTGTTTCCGTCGACGCTGTTCGAAGGCGATCCGTTGTTTAAAGAGGGTTTGGCGCCAAGCAAGGAAGAACGCGCGACTTATCTGGAGAAGATCTGGACGCCGTACCACGATACGCTGCGCAGCGAGCTTGAGCGCCTGCGCGCGGAGTTCGGTTACGCGCTGCTGTTCGATGCGCATTCCATCCGTGGGCACATCCCGCATCTGTTTGACGGTCGGCTGCCGGACTTCAACCTCGGGACCTTTAATGGTGCGAGCTGCGATGAAGCGCTGGCCCGGCGTCTGGATTCAACCTGCGCCGCGGCGAAGAACTACAGCCATGTGCTCAACGGTCGTTTCAAGGGCGGCCACATCACCCGCCACTACGGCGACCCGGCCAACCATATCCACGCCGTGCAACTGGAACTGGCGCAGAGCACGTACATGGACGAGTTCGTGCCCTTCCACTACCGCCGTGATCTGGCCGAGCCGACGCAAGTGGTGTTGAAAGGTTTGCTGGAAGAAATGATCGCCTGGGGGCGGGAGAAGTACGGGAAGTAA
- the hutH gene encoding histidine ammonia-lyase, with the protein MSRAEQIIIGEGPLSWRDVTAVARHGATLSLSEAAWARIDNAQAIVQRIVASGERAYGVNTGLGALCNVSLAGEQLGRLSRNTLLSHACGVGPALPDEQTRAITCAAIINYSQGKSGIHRQVVEALLALLNRRITPQVPSQGSVGYLTHMAHIGVALLGVGQVSYRGQVMSALQALSEEGLSPVELGAKDGLCLVNGTPCMTGLSCLAVADVNRLMQWADVISAMTFEGLRGQLDAFDETIIALKPHPGMQQVGKNLRGLLAGSEVLANSQGIRTQDALSIRSIPQVHGATRDQLDHATRQIEIELNSATDNPLLLGTPEAYRVVSQANPHGQSVAMAADLLAIAMAELGSIAERRLDRLINPTVSGLPAFLVSQPGVNSGMMITQYVAASLCAENRQLAQPAVIDNYVTSGLQEDHLSMGTSAALKLHKVLENVTQILAIEYLLAAQAFEFFKGPRFGVGTEAAWRLLRERVPAYDEDRWLAPDIASSVTLLKNEESLETVFQRCRDYAAQAHPDTDNNGRSASAPRAGQAGAGSAQTTDIHSGVAAS; encoded by the coding sequence ATGTCGCGAGCAGAACAGATCATCATCGGCGAAGGCCCGCTCAGCTGGCGGGATGTGACCGCGGTTGCCCGTCATGGCGCGACGCTGTCGTTGTCGGAAGCCGCCTGGGCGCGGATCGACAATGCTCAGGCGATCGTGCAGCGCATCGTTGCCAGCGGCGAACGCGCCTATGGCGTGAACACCGGCCTCGGCGCCCTGTGCAATGTGTCGCTGGCGGGCGAGCAACTGGGTCGACTGTCACGCAATACCCTGCTCAGCCATGCCTGCGGCGTTGGCCCGGCGTTACCGGACGAGCAGACCCGCGCGATCACCTGCGCCGCGATCATCAACTACAGCCAGGGCAAGTCCGGGATTCATCGTCAGGTGGTCGAGGCCTTGCTCGCCCTGCTCAATCGACGCATCACCCCGCAAGTGCCGTCCCAGGGTTCGGTGGGTTATCTCACCCACATGGCGCACATCGGCGTCGCGCTGCTCGGCGTGGGTCAGGTCAGCTATCGCGGGCAGGTGATGTCGGCGTTGCAGGCGCTCAGCGAAGAAGGCCTGTCGCCGGTAGAGCTGGGCGCAAAAGACGGGTTGTGTCTGGTCAACGGCACGCCGTGCATGACCGGCCTCAGTTGCCTGGCCGTTGCCGACGTGAATCGCCTGATGCAGTGGGCTGACGTGATCAGCGCCATGACCTTCGAGGGCCTGCGCGGCCAGCTCGACGCTTTCGACGAAACCATCATTGCGCTCAAGCCGCACCCCGGCATGCAGCAGGTCGGCAAAAACCTGCGCGGCCTGCTCGCCGGCAGTGAAGTGCTCGCCAACAGTCAGGGTATCCGCACCCAGGACGCCTTGAGCATCCGCTCGATCCCCCAGGTCCACGGCGCCACCCGCGACCAGCTGGACCACGCAACGCGGCAGATCGAGATCGAGTTGAATTCCGCCACCGACAACCCGCTGCTGCTCGGCACGCCCGAAGCGTATCGCGTGGTTTCCCAAGCCAACCCCCACGGCCAGTCCGTAGCGATGGCGGCTGATCTGCTGGCGATTGCCATGGCCGAACTGGGCTCGATTGCCGAGCGACGGCTGGACCGCTTGATCAACCCGACAGTCAGCGGACTTCCGGCGTTTCTGGTCAGCCAGCCGGGGGTCAATTCCGGGATGATGATCACCCAATACGTCGCCGCCTCGCTGTGCGCGGAAAACCGCCAGCTGGCACAACCGGCGGTCATTGATAACTACGTGACGTCCGGCCTGCAGGAGGATCATCTGAGCATGGGCACCAGCGCCGCCTTGAAGCTGCACAAGGTGCTGGAGAACGTGACGCAGATCCTCGCGATCGAGTATTTGCTGGCCGCCCAGGCGTTCGAGTTTTTCAAGGGCCCGCGCTTTGGCGTCGGCACCGAAGCGGCGTGGCGTCTGCTGCGCGAGCGCGTGCCGGCCTACGACGAAGACCGCTGGCTGGCCCCGGACATCGCCAGCAGCGTGACCCTGCTGAAGAACGAAGAATCATTGGAAACCGTATTCCAGCGCTGCCGCGATTACGCGGCGCAGGCTCACCCCGACACCGACAACAACGGTCGCAGCGCAAGCGCCCCCCGCGCAGGACAGGCAGGAGCCGGTTCAGCGCAGACGACCGATATCCATTCAGGAGTAGCAGCATCGTGA
- a CDS encoding amino acid permease: protein MTSQNATDLKRGLSARHIRFMALGSAIGTGLFYGSASAIQLAGPAVLLVYIIAGAAVYMVMRALGEMAVRNPVSGSFGEYATTYLGPLAGFVLGWTYAFEMVIVCLADVTAFGIYMGFWFPEVPRWIWVLGIVFLIGALNLCSVKVFGETEFWLSLLKVGAIIAMILAGFGIMLFGLGSVSGGGVSSVSNLWAYGGFMPNGIGGLVASLAVVMFAFGGIEIIGITAGEARNPERVIPRAINAVPLRILLFYVLTLFVLMSLYPWQQIGSQGSPFVQIFDHLGISSAATVLNIVVITAAVSAINSDIFGAGRMMYGLAKQGQAPKGFAQLSAQGVPWMTVLVMGVALLCGVVLNYLIPENVFLLIASIATFATVWVWLMILVTQIAMRRSMSAEEVTQLKFPVPFWPVAPIVATLFMVFVFGVLGYFPDSQAALVVGAVWIGLLVVAYWVWVKPKQNLRKATSNR, encoded by the coding sequence ATGACATCGCAAAACGCTACAGATCTGAAACGCGGGCTCAGCGCGCGTCACATTCGCTTCATGGCGCTGGGCTCGGCCATTGGCACCGGGTTGTTCTACGGTTCCGCGTCAGCCATCCAACTGGCCGGTCCCGCCGTTCTGCTGGTGTACATCATCGCCGGCGCTGCGGTTTACATGGTCATGCGCGCCCTTGGCGAGATGGCCGTGCGCAACCCGGTGTCCGGCTCGTTCGGCGAGTATGCCACCACTTATTTGGGCCCGCTCGCAGGCTTTGTCCTCGGCTGGACCTACGCGTTCGAGATGGTCATCGTCTGTTTAGCCGACGTCACCGCGTTCGGCATCTACATGGGCTTCTGGTTTCCCGAGGTGCCGCGCTGGATCTGGGTGCTCGGCATCGTGTTTCTGATCGGCGCGCTCAACCTGTGCAGCGTCAAGGTGTTCGGTGAAACGGAGTTCTGGCTGTCGCTGCTCAAGGTCGGCGCAATCATCGCGATGATCCTCGCCGGCTTCGGCATCATGCTGTTCGGCCTCGGCTCGGTCTCAGGCGGCGGCGTCAGCAGCGTGAGCAATCTGTGGGCCTACGGCGGCTTCATGCCCAACGGCATCGGTGGTCTTGTGGCCTCGCTGGCGGTCGTCATGTTTGCTTTCGGCGGCATCGAAATCATCGGCATCACCGCCGGCGAAGCGCGCAACCCGGAGCGCGTGATTCCTCGCGCGATCAATGCGGTGCCGCTGCGGATTCTGCTGTTTTACGTGCTCACGTTGTTCGTCCTGATGTCGCTTTACCCGTGGCAGCAGATCGGCAGCCAGGGCAGCCCGTTCGTCCAGATCTTCGATCACCTGGGGATTTCGTCCGCGGCCACCGTCCTCAACATCGTGGTGATCACAGCAGCCGTTTCGGCGATCAACAGCGACATTTTCGGTGCCGGACGCATGATGTACGGCCTGGCAAAACAGGGTCAGGCGCCCAAGGGTTTTGCTCAGTTGTCCGCCCAGGGCGTGCCGTGGATGACCGTGCTGGTGATGGGCGTCGCGCTGCTCTGCGGCGTTGTGCTGAATTACCTGATTCCTGAAAACGTGTTCCTGCTGATCGCTTCGATCGCAACCTTCGCGACCGTCTGGGTGTGGCTGATGATTCTGGTCACGCAGATCGCCATGCGCCGCTCCATGAGCGCAGAAGAAGTCACCCAGCTGAAATTCCCGGTGCCGTTCTGGCCCGTCGCGCCGATCGTTGCCACGTTGTTCATGGTGTTCGTATTTGGCGTGCTGGGTTATTTCCCGGACAGCCAAGCCGCGCTGGTGGTGGGGGCGGTGTGGATCGGGTTGCTGGTGGTTGCGTACTGGGTATGGGTCAAGCCGAAGCAGAACCTGAGGAAGGCAACATCAAACCGCTGA
- the hutH gene encoding histidine ammonia-lyase, whose amino-acid sequence MTDTQQATPLNLIPGQLSLAQLRAIYQRPVTLTLDAGANRQIEDSVACVEQILAENRTAYGINTGFGLLASTRIASADLENLQRSLVLSHAAGVGGPISDELVRLIMVLKVNSLSRGFSGIRRQVIDALIALINAEVYPHIPLKGSVGASGDLAPLAHMSLVLLGEGKARYKGEWLNAVEALAIAGLTPLTLAAKEGLALLNGTQVSTAYALRGLFEAEDLFAGALSCGALTVEAVLGSRAPFDARIHAARGQRGQIDSAAAYRDLLGDGSQVSDSHRDCDKVQDPYSLRCQPQVMGACLTQLRQAAEVLAIESNAVSDNPLVFAAEGEVISGGNFHAEPVAMAADNIALAIAEIGSLSERRISLMMDKHMSQLPPFLVANGGVNSGFMIAQVTAAALASENKALSHPHSVDSLPTSANQEDHVSMAPAAGKRLWEMAENTRGVLAVEWLAACQGLDLRNGLKTSEKLEIARTTLRGKVPFYEKDRFFAPDIEAAIELLASNCLSDLVSADLLPSF is encoded by the coding sequence GTGACCGACACCCAACAGGCGACCCCGCTGAATCTGATCCCCGGCCAATTGAGCCTCGCCCAGTTGCGCGCGATTTATCAGCGGCCGGTTACGCTGACCCTCGACGCCGGCGCCAATCGGCAGATCGAAGACAGCGTGGCCTGCGTCGAGCAGATCCTCGCGGAGAACCGCACCGCCTACGGCATCAACACCGGTTTCGGCCTGCTGGCGTCGACGCGCATTGCCAGCGCCGACCTCGAGAACCTGCAGCGTTCGCTGGTGCTGTCTCACGCTGCGGGCGTTGGCGGGCCGATCAGCGATGAGCTGGTGCGCCTGATCATGGTGCTCAAGGTCAACAGCCTGAGCCGGGGTTTCTCCGGGATTCGCCGCCAGGTCATCGACGCGCTGATCGCCCTGATCAACGCCGAGGTTTACCCGCACATCCCGCTCAAGGGTTCGGTCGGCGCCTCCGGAGACCTCGCGCCATTGGCGCACATGTCGCTGGTGCTGCTGGGCGAAGGCAAGGCGCGCTACAAGGGCGAATGGCTGAATGCTGTGGAAGCACTGGCCATCGCCGGGCTCACGCCGCTGACGCTGGCGGCCAAAGAAGGCCTGGCGCTGCTCAACGGCACGCAAGTGTCGACGGCGTACGCGTTGCGCGGCCTGTTCGAAGCCGAAGACCTGTTCGCCGGCGCCCTGAGCTGCGGCGCGCTGACCGTTGAAGCCGTGCTCGGCTCCCGCGCGCCGTTTGACGCGCGCATCCATGCGGCGCGCGGTCAGCGCGGCCAGATCGATTCGGCTGCGGCCTATCGCGATCTGCTCGGCGACGGCAGTCAGGTCTCCGACTCCCACCGCGACTGCGACAAGGTTCAGGATCCCTACTCCCTGCGCTGCCAGCCCCAAGTCATGGGCGCTTGCCTGACCCAACTGCGTCAGGCCGCCGAAGTGCTGGCGATCGAATCCAACGCGGTGTCGGACAACCCGCTGGTGTTCGCGGCCGAAGGCGAAGTGATTTCCGGCGGCAACTTCCACGCCGAACCCGTTGCCATGGCGGCCGACAACATCGCCTTGGCCATCGCTGAAATCGGCTCCCTCAGCGAACGCCGCATCTCGTTGATGATGGACAAGCACATGTCGCAGCTGCCGCCGTTCCTGGTGGCCAACGGCGGCGTGAACTCCGGCTTCATGATTGCCCAGGTCACGGCCGCTGCGCTGGCCAGTGAAAACAAGGCGCTGTCCCACCCGCACAGCGTCGACAGCCTGCCAACCTCCGCCAACCAGGAAGACCACGTGTCGATGGCGCCTGCCGCCGGCAAGCGCTTGTGGGAAATGGCGGAGAACACTCGCGGCGTGCTGGCTGTAGAATGGCTGGCTGCGTGTCAGGGTCTGGACTTGCGCAACGGTCTGAAGACCTCGGAAAAGCTGGAAATCGCCCGCACCACGCTGCGCGGCAAAGTCCCGTTCTATGAGAAAGACCGCTTCTTCGCCCCTGATATCGAGGCCGCCATCGAGCTGCTGGCTTCCAACTGCCTGAGCGACCTGGTTTCTGCTGACCTGCTGCCGAGCTTCTGA